In Sphingomonas sp., a single window of DNA contains:
- a CDS encoding TonB-dependent receptor codes for MAGTAQAQTQSADTSAATTVAAGAAAAQSAGKMVQDDGEIVVTTTAQKRFENIQNVPLAVQVVTPAQLEAQGVRNFQDLGKVAPSLTIRPAEHPVNANVSLRGVGTFAFGIGVEPSVAVTVDGAALAFQARAFTDLPDVAQIEVLRGPQSTLYGKAASAGLIKIMTTQPTNDFHVKANATVTDDNEYGGNFSVSGPLNDKLGYVFSASYSNWDGNVRNLFNGQKTNGRETLNTRGKLKWKATPDVTFTLSGNYLNGNTTVGRPFIRLASNANLRGTAGQGASVVLPGVVIGPDNQTVSNDYNSRTKYWGAGGLLRTDINIGKLQLLGLTSYDRFRLDDYLDHDDTSSTTIKNLQIGAFKSKLFTQEIRLLSPGTDAFRYALGIYYADTRFQRPFVRGPVYSLADWYATSGSRQIAAFGQIDWEFVKNLTATVGGRAQNERVEYTFRDNIPKTSFAGHASDNATTYRLGLNYQATRDIMFFGSYATGYKGQTYDLTTGFNQNRANAGPIKPETSKDKELGIRTQFFDRHMTFNVTYFDTNYTNLQAQTIETLSDGTSNFRLTNVGGLNTKGLEFETAVRIGRDLTIGGSATYLDATYTSYPKAQCYPRQTAATGCIAGTPTYQVLTGTRAVQSPEWKTSANIEFAPAVTEKLNGVVQASWQYQGSVYYAARDPEQFQPAFSIFNASVGVRDHKRRWEGSLFVSNLFDKQYYPSLVNSAGNWGNQLATQAILPRDFRRYGGIRFGVNY; via the coding sequence GCGGTGCAGGTGGTGACGCCCGCACAGCTCGAAGCCCAGGGCGTCCGCAACTTCCAGGATCTCGGCAAGGTCGCCCCGTCGCTGACCATCCGTCCGGCCGAACACCCGGTCAACGCGAACGTCTCGCTGCGCGGTGTCGGCACCTTTGCCTTCGGCATCGGCGTCGAGCCGAGCGTCGCGGTGACCGTGGACGGCGCTGCGCTGGCCTTCCAGGCGCGCGCGTTCACGGATCTGCCCGATGTCGCACAGATCGAAGTGCTGCGCGGTCCCCAGAGCACGCTGTACGGCAAAGCGGCTTCGGCGGGTCTGATCAAGATCATGACCACGCAGCCGACCAACGACTTCCACGTCAAGGCCAACGCGACCGTCACCGACGATAACGAATATGGCGGCAATTTCAGCGTCAGCGGTCCGCTGAACGACAAGCTGGGCTATGTCTTCTCGGCGAGCTATTCGAACTGGGACGGCAACGTCCGCAACCTGTTCAACGGCCAGAAGACCAACGGCCGCGAGACGCTGAACACCCGCGGCAAGCTCAAGTGGAAGGCGACGCCCGACGTCACCTTCACGCTGTCGGGCAATTATCTGAACGGCAACACCACCGTTGGCCGTCCCTTCATCCGATTGGCATCGAACGCCAACCTGCGTGGCACGGCTGGCCAGGGCGCGAGCGTGGTGCTGCCCGGCGTGGTGATCGGCCCCGACAATCAGACGGTCAGCAACGACTATAACTCGCGCACCAAATATTGGGGCGCCGGCGGCCTGCTGCGCACCGACATCAACATCGGCAAGCTCCAGCTGCTGGGCCTGACCAGCTACGACCGCTTCCGCCTCGACGACTATCTCGATCATGACGACACGTCGTCGACGACGATCAAGAACCTCCAGATCGGCGCGTTCAAGTCGAAGCTGTTCACGCAGGAAATCCGGTTGCTGTCGCCGGGCACCGATGCGTTCCGCTACGCCCTCGGCATCTATTATGCCGACACCCGCTTCCAGCGTCCGTTCGTGCGCGGCCCGGTCTATTCGCTCGCCGACTGGTATGCGACCTCAGGCTCGCGCCAGATCGCGGCGTTCGGCCAGATCGACTGGGAGTTCGTCAAGAATCTCACCGCCACCGTAGGCGGCCGCGCGCAGAACGAGCGGGTGGAATATACCTTCCGCGACAATATTCCGAAGACCAGCTTCGCCGGTCATGCCAGCGACAATGCCACGACCTATCGCCTTGGCCTGAACTATCAGGCGACGCGCGACATCATGTTCTTCGGCAGCTACGCGACCGGCTACAAGGGCCAGACCTATGATCTGACCACTGGCTTCAACCAGAATCGCGCCAATGCTGGCCCGATCAAACCCGAGACGTCGAAGGACAAGGAATTGGGCATCCGCACCCAGTTCTTCGATCGCCACATGACCTTCAACGTCACCTATTTCGATACCAACTACACCAACCTGCAGGCGCAGACGATCGAAACCCTGTCCGACGGCACCTCGAACTTTCGCCTCACCAATGTCGGCGGCCTCAATACCAAAGGCCTCGAGTTCGAGACGGCGGTGCGGATCGGCCGCGACCTGACCATCGGTGGCTCCGCCACCTATCTCGATGCGACCTACACCTCCTATCCCAAGGCGCAGTGCTACCCCAGGCAGACCGCCGCGACGGGCTGCATCGCCGGAACGCCCACCTATCAGGTGCTGACCGGCACGCGCGCGGTGCAATCGCCCGAGTGGAAGACGTCGGCGAACATCGAGTTCGCGCCGGCGGTGACCGAAAAGCTCAACGGCGTGGTGCAGGCGAGCTGGCAATATCAGGGCAGCGTCTACTACGCGGCGCGTGATCCGGAGCAGTTCCAGCCTGCATTCAGCATCTTCAACGCCAGCGTCGGCGTGCGGGACCACAAGCGCCGGTGGGAAGGATCGCTGTTCGTCAGCAACCTGTTCGACAAACAATATTACCCGTCTCTGGTCAATTCCGCGGGCAACTGGGGTAACCAGCTGGCTACCCAGGCCATCCTGCCGCGTGACTTCCGTCGCTATGGTGGCATCCGCTTCGGGGTCAATTATTAA